One Drosophila kikkawai strain 14028-0561.14 chromosome 3L, DkikHiC1v2, whole genome shotgun sequence genomic window carries:
- the LOC108079776 gene encoding uncharacterized protein, with the protein MHRQRSPFTAGPGGFGASPFNFNASQFGEGTGQGFSHATDGLNGMPFMGQPSIKPMMRSISRQRQLAEDGNGLDSLPPLPIMAQRLLSSGGVMGHGRTGKAPFVPTAFAPYEGDITFLKDTPKTGSMSKPNQSLESQNFIESLRSNEEIAAKETDSESDLCIQKQGADLITESRWRRILDCVLEAIPEHRRRRWEAYSQSAIAKHMLFVLQLFVMLVRGVVVLAAPLGGVMRSCRFGIWRTKSQLRSTMRQMLWRMVNAKANDTVVFLIVVLATPWLFLVSLVGFAFSLAFSLKTGLTQGVHQMRLRLA; encoded by the coding sequence ATGCATAGACAGCGTTCGCCCTTCACCGCGGGCCCAGGAGGATTCGGAGCTTCTCCGTTTAACTTTAACGCATCACAGTTTGGCGAGGGCACAGGTCAAGGATTTAGCCATGCTACCGATGGCCTCAATGGAATGCCCTTCATGGGCCAGCCGAGTATTAAGCCAATGATGCGTTCCATTAGTCGCCAGCGCCAGTTGGCCGAGGACGGCAATGGTTTGGATTCcttgccgccgctgcccaTCATGGCCCAGCGCCTCCTCAGCAGCGGCGGTGTGATGGGACACGGGCGGACCGGAAAGGCGCCCTTTGTCCCCACAGCCTTTGCTCCCTACGAGGGTGATATAACCTTTCTAAAGGATACACCCAAGACAGGGAGCATGTCCAAGCCGAACCAGAGTCTGGAGTCACAGAATTTTATAGAGTCGCTTCGGTCAAACGAAGAGATAGCCGCCAAGGAGACCGATTCCGAAAGCGATCTATGCATACAGAAACAGGGAGCAGACCTGATAACCGAATCCCGCTGGCGACGCATCCTTGACTGCGTGCTGGAAGCTATACCGGAGCACCGGCGTCGTCGTTGGGAAGCCTACAGTCAGAGCGCCATTGCCAAGCATATGCTGTTCGTGCTGCAGTTGTTTGTCATGCTGGTGCGTGGAGTTGTGGTCCTGGCCGCACCTTTGGGAGGTGTTATGCGTAGCTGTCGCTTTGGAATTTGGCGCACGAAGTCCCAGCTGCGCAGCACAATGCGCCAAATGCTCTGGCGCATGGTCAATGCCAAGGCTAACGACACCGTGGTCTTCCTCATTGTGGTGCTGGCCACGCCTTGGCTATTTCTTGTTAGTCTGGTGGGTTTTGCCTTTTCTCTGGCCTTCTCTTTGAAAACGGGCCTGACCCAAGGAGTGCATCAGATGCGCCTGCGTCTGGCCTAG
- the LOC108079774 gene encoding uncharacterized protein: MDEEEDTDYLPPWNTNTLGVPNDPALIAVYELYKSPIHANRLLLTERKRVTFAEALNGPSSVPTLADLCVRQLAKRGTAHMTADVLENPLKMRIYYDSLDVDTPLRECYSVQDQSFWRRVVLAKSTDKCLAMKGLNGYDWRGKGLSLKYVELVEACPAAIWPEREMTRLALLIRDDVRYMDIRHLQSQSEFKFRKAGLDDDNTDPIISSEETQGMDISSDEPDTLDEAEGEEEEEDDNIEDVGITFTFDKPVTANKGDDPHIEQKRLRHERNAERQRLRDIKEAQREARKARQATSLVNQKPEEPRRKRRRKQRITGAFDIRVDPEPDDGDDKVMDKRNKQRYLDHLKKFEYPEEDCSHIDLSFVGHFDNLISLTLEFLGPAELGRDYHKRHLLFSVRDMVHLARGLVYLEQLQIFRLRNSHLDHLKLYSLCRVLRSLPALEVVDFGYDQMTDDCGPLLGLLLDRPRMLSSLELEFNRLDTRAMLAIGEALNRPSQVKLQYLGLGHNNLGPEALTVLLTHLKGTEHVQELDVSGIKVNGRYFTNEITELIRHHEPLRRLKMVAVPLSANLGRQLICSLNANTKITHIDCRGCDLDLELELEADIIVRRNIFLSENSFVLDTEKFPETHDLLEHAKTLHHPIMEKVVNASERREECFRHYPRWSQTPLRIETPLEVQEEESDYNIWEAMGVIQNRLTTQSTQQDTAVKHSLSSVSVPHIYDPNSFDLEEFRQHVYLPGPGNRYSYFQKHRNSIK; this comes from the coding sequence atggatgaggaggaggacacTGACTACCTGCCGCCATGGAACACCAACACCTTAGGCGTACCCAACGATCCGGCCTTGATCGCCGTCTATGAGCTGTATAAATCCCCAATACATGCCAACCGCCTTCTGCTCACCGAACGGAAGCGTGTGACCTTCGCCGAGGCCTTGAATGGGCCCAGTAGTGTGCCCACCTTGGCGGATCTGTGCGTCCGGCAGCTGGCAAAGAGGGGCACCGCCCACATGACAGCTGACGTGCTCGAGAATCCGCTGAAGATGCGCATTTACTACGATTCCCTGGACGTGGATACACCCCTGCGCGAGTGCTACTCCGTGCAGGACCAGAGTTTTTGGCGACGCGTCGTCCTCGCCAAGTCTACCGACAAGTGTCTGGCGATGAAGGGATTGAACGGGTACGACTGGCGCGGCAAGGGACTAAGCCTGAAGTATGTGGAGCTGGTAGAAGCCTGTCCGGCGGCTATTTGGCCGGAAAGGGAGATGACCAGGCTAGCGCTGTTGATTCGAGACGACGTGCGCTACATGGACATTCGACACTTGCAGTCCCAGTCTGAGTTTAAATTCCGAAAAGCGGGTCTGGACGATGACAACACGGATCCCATTATTAGTTCTGAGGAGACGCAGGGCATGGACATTTCCAGTGATGAGCCCGACACTCTGGACGAGGCGGAGGgcgaggaagaggaggaggacgatAACATAGAGGACGTTGGCATCACATTCACATTCGACAAACCTGTGACCGCCAACAAAGGAGATGATCCACATATAGAGCAAAAACGATTGCGACATGAACGAAATGCCGAACGACAACGGCTGCGGGACATCAAGGAAGCCCAGCGGGAAGCGCGAAAGGCACGCCAGGCTACCAGCTTGGTGAATCAGAAGCCAGAGGAACCGCGTCGCAAACGACGGCGCAAGCAGCGGATCACGGGCGCCTTCGACATCCGAGTGGATCCGGAGCCGGATGATGGGGACGACAAGGTGATGGACAAACGCAACAAGCAGCGTTACCTGGACCACCTCAAGAAGTTCGAGTATCCGGAGGAGGACTGCTCCCATATCGACCTGAGCTTCGTGGGCCACTTTGACAATCTAATCTCGTTGACTCTGGAGTTTCTCGGCCCTGCCGAACTGGGCAGGGACTACCACAAGCGACACTTGCTCTTCTCCGTACGGGACATGGTGCATTTGGCCCGCGGTCTGGTGTACCTGGAGCAGCTGCAGATCTTTCGGCTGCGCAACAGCCATTTGGACCACTTGAAGCTCTATTCGCTGTGCCGGGTGCTGCGATCTTTGCCTGCTCTGGAGGTGGTGGACTTTGGCTACGACCAGATGACCGACGATTGCGGTCCACTTCTGGGCCTTCTTCTGGATCGTCCACGTATGCTGAGCTCCTTGGAATTGGAGTTCAACCGCCTGGACACACGGGCCATGTTGGCCATTGGCGAAGCACTAAATCGACCAAGCCAAGTCAAACTCCAGTACCTGGGACTCGGGCACAACAATCTGGGACCCGAGGCCCTGACCGTTCTGTTGACCCACCTAAAGGGCACCGAGCACGTTCAGGAGCTAGATGTCTCCGGGATCAAGGTGAATGGCAGGTATTTCACTAATGAGATCACCGAATTGATACGCCACCATGAACCACTGCGCCGACTTAAGATGGTGGCCGTGCCACTGTCCGCGAATCTAGGAAGGCAGCTGATCTGCAGCCTCAATGCAAATACCAAGATCACCCACATCGATTGCCGTGGCTGCGATCtggatttggaattggaactAGAGGCCGACATAATTGTCAGGCGAAACATATTTCTGTCCGAGAATAGCTTCGTCTTGGACACCGAGAAGTTCCCGGAGACCCATGATTTGCTAGAGCATGCCAAGACGCTGCATCATCCCATAATGGAGAAGGTGGTAAACGCATCGGAACGGCGGGAAGAGTGTTTCCGCCACTATCCGCGCTGGTCGCAAACCCCTTTACGTATTGAGACTCCATTGGAGGTCCAGGAAGAGGAATCAGACTATAATATTTGGGAGGCTATGGGCGTCATCCAGAATAGATTAACCACGCAGTCCACGCAACAGGACACAGCAGTTAAGCATTCGCTAAGTAGTGTTTCGGTGCCACACATCTACGATCCGAACAGCTTTGATCTGGAAGAGTTTCGACAGCATGTCTACTTGCCGGGCCCGGGCAACAGATACTCGTACTTCCAGAAGCATAGAAACTCTATAAAATAA